A segment of the Candidatus Poribacteria bacterium genome:
CTCAAAGAACATGCCCCAGTTCCATAGGTTATCACTTACTTTGACAAGTAGGAGATTATTCCCCGCATTCAGATTGACGCGGAACAGATCTTGAATGCCAGTTGTTCGTCTATCCACCTTGTTTACGTGAACGATTTCACCGTTAAGCCAAACCTTGACGGAGTCGTCACTGCCAACCCCCATCGCAACGTTTTTTCGGGCTTTCGGGGAGAAGATATTAATTAAAGCGTACGCCGAGTGGTAATTCAGCCCTCGGTCGTTGCTCAACCCTATCCTATTAATAACGCTGTTAACATTATCTGAATAGCAGCCCCAACGCCAGAATAAGCAATCGATCTCCGGGAAGATATTCCCACGGGTCCATTGCAACTGTCCTAAGGTATCGCCTTCGTTTACGCCGTATGCAGCGACGAGGTTTTCCGTAAGCCTTCCTTGACTCGCGGCAGCCAGCTGATCGCTATCTATATCTCCACCTTTGGCAATCATCCACAGCCAGGGCCCTTCTATATAAGCCTCCACAAGAGGACAAAGGACACCTATAAATAGAGCGAAAAGACCTATCAGAACGCAGCTTGTGGATTTGCTATGCAGATTCATGAATGTTTACTCTCTCAAAGGAACTTCCGTAAAAAAACAGTGGAATGAAACAGGTTAAAAGTGTTAGACAAAATCTAATATTTTGCTATAATGGGTATAGTATACTACACCCAATTATCATACGCAAGGACAACCACTCATGAAATTCAAACGTGAAGAAATTTTAGCGCAACTGCGCAACAATATTGACGCAGGCAAACCTATTATCGGAGCAGGTGCAGGCACAGGTATCTCTGCGAAGTGCGAGGCAGCCGGTGGCATTGACCTGATTATTATCTACAACTCCGGCAGATTCAGAATGGCGGGCAGAGGTTCACTCGCGGGTATGATGCCTTACGGCGACGCGAACCAGATTGTTGTTGAGATGGCGAGCGAAGTACTACCCGTCGTTCCTGACACACCCGTACTCGCAGGGGTCTGTGGAACTGATCCGTTTCGTTTGATGGATGTCTTCTTGGGTCAGATAGACGCGATCGGGTTTTCTGGGGTTCAGAATTTCCCGACAGTGGGTCTGATTGATGGCACATTCCGTCAACTACTTGAAGAGACCGACATGGGATACGGACCCGAGGTGGAGATGATTCGGACAGCGCATCAGATGGGAATGCTCACGACACCTTACGCTTTCAACGAAACCGAAGCGGAGCAGATGGCGGATGCCGGTGCGGATATTCTCGTCGCACACATGGGACTGACAACAAAGGGATCTATCGGTGC
Coding sequences within it:
- a CDS encoding phosphoenolpyruvate hydrolase family protein — protein: MKFKREEILAQLRNNIDAGKPIIGAGAGTGISAKCEAAGGIDLIIIYNSGRFRMAGRGSLAGMMPYGDANQIVVEMASEVLPVVPDTPVLAGVCGTDPFRLMDVFLGQIDAIGFSGVQNFPTVGLIDGTFRQLLEETDMGYGPEVEMIRTAHQMGMLTTPYAFNETEAEQMADAGADILVAHMGLTTKGSIGAQTAFTLADAAKRVQAIHDAAKGVNSEILVICHGGPIAEPEDATYVLENTEGVVGFYGASSAERLPTERAITAQIEEFKKIRL